ACGCTAACAACCTGTGAATCAGCCATTTGAGGGCCCCTACGCGTCATTAGTGGAACCCCGCGCCCCACTCACCAAGCGCCGGCACGCTCCGCCGGCAGAATTCAAAGTAGTTGGTATTGTACTCCGGTTCCATATGTTGGCACGAAAATATCCAAAATCAGGCGGACACGGCACTTGTGACCTTCTGATTCCCGGCGTCCACCGGCAGCGTAAAGAAGAACCTGCTGCCCCGCCCCGGCGCGCTTTCCACGTTCAGGGCGCCGGAATGTGCCTCGACGATGCGGCGGGCGATGGCCAGTCCCAGGCCGCTGCCCTCGCGGTGACGCTTCTTTACCCCCTCGTGAATCTGGGCGAACTCATCGAAAATCTTCTCCCGTGCTTCGGGCGCGATGCCGATCCCGGTATCGCGAACGGAAATCTCCACCGCCCGGGTCTCAGGAAGATGTCGGACAGCCACATTGATCAAACCTTGGGCGGGAGTGAACTTCAGCGCGTTGCCGACCAGATTGACCAATACCTGCTCGATTCGTTCTGCGTCAGCAACGATTCTGGGCAGCCGTGCTGGGACCTCCATGGACAAGCGGATGTCCTTGGCACGTGCTTGCTGCTGGAACAAGGCAATTACGCTGCTGACGACCTTTCTCAGGTCGGACGGCGCGTAATTCATGCGCATTTTACCGGACTCGATCTGCGTGATGTCCAGCATCGAGTTCACCAGGCGAATGAGGCGCTTGCACGCTGCCATCGATTCGCGCAGCGTGTCCTTTTCTTCATCCGAGAGGCGATCGTTCAGGCTCTCTGCGAGCATCGAGTTATAGCCCAGGATAATGCTCAGTGGCGTGCGCAGTTCGTGGGTGGCGACGCTCAGGAACTGCGACTTGAGCTTGTCCAGTTCGCGCAGTTTCGCATTCGCCGACTCGAGTTGCTGGTTGTTGCGTTGCAGTTCGGCGAATAAGGTGGCGTTGGAAAGCGCCAAGGCAGTCTGACCCGCCAGCGAACGCAGAAAACGCTGCGCCGAGGCGTGGAACTCAAATGCTTCCGCGCCGTTTTCGGCGCACAGCACGCAGATAAGCTGGCCATTGGCAAGGCCGGGCACGAACACGTAGGACTGCACTTTTCGCGCGGCGGCCCAGCGCTCGGCGAGGGCCACATGGTCGGAGTACCCGATGATCTCCCCGCGCTCCAAGCGAGGCGCAATGGAGGCATCGCGAAAAAGCCGGCGAAGCTCGTCTTTGATGTCGGGCCCCGATGGCGCCAAGTTAACCAGGATCGCGTTCGCGACGCCAAGCACTCGCCGAACCGCTTCGGTAACTTCGGCGGTGATGGCCTGCGGATCCAGCGAAGTGGTCAGCGTGCGGCTGATGCGGTACAGCGTGTCAATTTCGGAAAACCGCTTGCGCTCCAGCGAACGGCGGACGGCGGCCTTCAGGTCTGCGACCTCGGTAGGCTTGAGCAGGTATTCGTAAGCGCCGCGCTGCACCGCCTCCAATGCCGAATCCACTGAGCCGTAGCCCGTCATCATTACGGTCACGGTCGAAGGCGAAGTCTTTCGGACTTCTTCCAGCACCTGCAGGCCATCCACGCCGGGCATTTTCAGGTCGGTCAACACCAAGTCGTAGCGGGTGGAGCGAATCGCCTGGATGGCCTGCTCACCGCCGCCCGCCGAGTCCACGTCGAAGCCTTCCTGCTGCAGGATGGCAACCACGGTCAGGAGCACGCTGGCTTCGTCGTCAACAACAAGGATCTTGGCACGAGGTAGAACCATGGGGAACGGCCCGCAGCTGAACAGGCCAGTAGCTGCTCAGTTGGATGCAAGCTAGGCCAAGGAAGGCTAGTGCCAATCGCGGGTAGAACAGCGGGGAAAGACACAAAAACCGGGGTCATATGCCCCGGTTTCAGACCTCCACTGCGGACGGCAGCTAACTGTTTCCGGTTACCGTGCGCAGCTTGTTGGGCGTGAAGTGATAGGGCGGCCAGGGGCCGCTGATCGCGACCTGGCAGTCCTTCAACTGGCGCGTAGCCGCGCTATACCGGTTGTGGTACTTGGCTACGGTTTTGGAGTCGATCAGGTGGGCGATATCGATCAGAAGCCCGCCCGAATCAACCTTCTTGCAACTGATTTCTTCTTCCAGGGGGGAAAACAGCTTGTGCACCTGCACCGACACAGCGCGCGCCTTGCTTTGCCGCTCTCGATCGCGGGTGGCAATTTCGCGCAGTTTCGTAAGGTACTCACTGCCGGCTGACAGCGGCAGGGTTGCGTCGGGTAGGACGTCGCGCAAAGACTGGCCATGCACCATCACCTTCAGGTGCATCTCCGACTTGCCCTTCAGGCGCGCAACGCTCTCGGTGAACGCCTTGCGATTGGCGCGCACCGCGCGGCGAAGCGCTTCGTCGGTGTCAAAGACGGTGCCGAACCTAAAGGGAAGCACGGTGGTGTTGCGGAAGCATTCGCTGATGACGCGCGCATGCTCCAGTACCGCTTTCTGGTCCAGGTCCCCGCTACGTTGATACGAGCTGACAATGACCGCAAAATCGCCGCTGGGATATCCCAAAACGGGAGAGCCGGCAATACCTGTCATGCCGGGAATTGTGTAAGGACGACGCACGCGCGCGCCGTTCGTCAGAAACGCCTGCTGCTCGGTGATGCAGTATGCGTACCACGCCATGTCGATTCTCCGGGCTGGGCGGAGGCAAACGACTGCCTCGCGGTAGGTGAATGGGCCTGCGAACGGAAGCTTCGGCTAGGTACCGCTGTTTTGTTAAGGGCACGGGCTGATGCCCTACTGCCTATGCTATCCCGGGTACATACCAGCTAGCAACTGAAATTGTGCATGTGGAAATCGCAAACCGAGGCTGAAGGCGACTCCGGCTAAAAGGTAAGGGCCCGGCGCCCTCGCTGGGGCTGCCTGGGCGAAATCCAGCGCGCGCGTCCGGGACCGGATTAGGCCGTCGCCGCTCGCCGGCTTGAGGCCACCGTGGGGACGGACGTATTCGGTTCGTCCCCCCTCTCCTCGATGATCGCGCGGGTGGCGCGCAGGATGGTGGCGATCACCGTGATCTCCTCATCTGCGATGCGTAGGTAGCGCTGCAGGAGCGGATCCTCGGTCTGGCAGCAGGCCAAGTACACGGCATTGCGAATGGCCGCCAGCGGGCTGTTGATCTGGTGACTGAGTTCGGCGATCAGGTACTGTTGATCCTTCGAAATATCCATCTCTACACATCCCTGTTCCTGCCATCCGGAGTAGCTGCACGAGTGATTCCAGGAGACGGAACTGTAAGGCACACCTGCTCATAGCATCGCTTGTGGGTACATCGACTTGGGTAACCGGTTGCCGCAATGCGGTTTCGATGTGCCCAATGTCGGGACCGGCATCCAAGATGGGGTGGTTTGGTGCCGTCGCGCCGCCTGCGAGTTGCCGGCGCGGAGAGCGGCAACCGCTCAGAGAACAAATACAATATGGCCGCCTCACGGGTCCGGGGCTAAGTGGTACGGGGCGTGCTTTTCCTGAATGGGGTTGAATTATGCCCAACTCGGCTATGGCGTTCGGATTGGAAACCCCGGATTCGTGCCCGCCAGAAATGTTCGTGGTCGAGGTGTTTTCCGAACTCAACCAGGAGACTGTCGAGCAGCGCTGGCGCGAAATCAACGTAGTCTTGCGTCTCAGCATGCTCGCCGGCCTGCCCATGCAGTTCAGCGCCACCCTGAACCTGCTCTGCGACTTTGCTGCCGAAATCGTCACTTACGACCGCGCCCTGGTCTATTTCTGGGAAGAACCCGAGGAGCAGGTTCACCTCCGGGCCTCCCGCGGCTTTGACCTTGGCCCCAAGGATTTCCTGGATCGCGGTAATATCCTGAACTTCTGGGCCGCTAAATACAGCCGCCCGCTGCTGGTCACCCAGGGGCACAACATCCAGGCCGATGCTTTATTGCAGTCGGTGGACGCCTGTTCCGCTCTGGTGATCCCGTTGCTGGTGAGCAATCGCCCCTTGGGATCGATGCAGTTGTTCTCTTCTTCTCCTGCTGCCTTCACCCGCGAAGACGCGCACTTGTTGTGGATCTTGTCCCTGGTCGGGGAGAACCTGCTGACGCGCGAGTATGCCAACGAGGGACTGATCACCTTCGCCTTTACCGACTTTCTCACCGGCCTCAAAACACGCGGCTACTTCGAGCAACAGCTCGAGTTGGAGATCAAACGCTCGGAACGAAAGAAGACCCACTTCGCACTCTTGATGATCGACATCGACTTTTTCAAGCAGCTCAATGACAACTACGGCCACCACGTTGGCGACCAGGTGCTGCGCGACGTCGGTTCCATCCTGATGAAAGACATGCGCGAGGTAGACACGGTGGCCCGTTACGGCGGCGAAGAATTCGTTATCGTGCTGCCGGAAACCAGCGCCCCCGGCGCCATGCTGGTCGCGCAAAGGTTGCGCCGGGCGGTGGAACAGACCCGGTTTTTTGCCGGCTCCCCCCGCGCAACCGAGCACCTGACCATCAGCATCGGTGTAGGTGTGTTCGATGTCGATGCGCAGTTCAAGCGCGAGTTGATTGAGGCCGCCGACGCTGCTCTCTATGCCGCCAAACGCCGCGGCCGCAACCAGGTCGTGCTGTTCTCCGATTTGCCGCGCAAGACCCAGCGGGAGGCGTCGTGAGCCTTTTGCCATGGTCGGTATCGGTGCCCCGCTATTGGCCGGAGGCGGCGGCGGCGGCCGAAGAGCGTCCCATTCGTCGCTGGTCGGTGCTTCATGCCTGCGATGAAGTCGGCATCACCGCAACTGTCGCCGAAGCGCAGATCGCCTCGGGTATGCGGCCCTCGATTCTGACGGCGAGGGGTTGGTATCGGCCCCTGGCTCACCAATCGGATCCCGTCTCCGCCGTTTCCCTTATTCATGAATGGCAGCAGGTGCGGCTCTGGCGGCAGCGGTTGGTCAACGAATTGGTGGAAGACTGGGCCGAGGTACTGCACGCTCACTGTTTTGCCGCCGCGATGGCGGGGCTGCGGGGCAGTGCAGCCGTCGTCTATGACCTGGCGTGTAGCCTGGGGGCCGGCATTTCCCCGAAGCCGTGTGCTTGGCTGTTGCGCTCGCTGCGGCGAGCAGAACAGTTCGCCTTGTCACGTGCAGGCGCGGTGGTCGTGCATTCGCAGGCCATGTGGACGCAGGCGATCCAGCGCGGTGTAGAAGCGCAAAATTTGTTTCTTGTGCCCGATCCGGTCGAGCCCGCCGATTTCATCGAATCCCACGACGACCGGCGCGACGCAACCATCACCTTGTTTGCGCCGGGTAATCACCACCATGAATTGCTGATCGAGGCCTTCGCGGCGCTCGTCGGCGAGATTGATAACGCGCGCCTTCTGCTCGAGGCGGATTCCGAGCGGGCCGAGTTGCTGCTCGCGCAAGCGGCTGAGGCCGGCATCGTCAGGTCAGTCGAAGTCATCTCCGCCGCCCAGCGTGAAGGCGCATTGTCCCAAGCGGACATTGTCATTGCCTCTGCGCCTGGCGATGATTCCCCGGGCGCTACGCTGATCTCCGCGCTGCTTCACGGCCGGCCTGTACTCGCTGCCGACGTTCCGCAACATCGCGAGGTGACCCCACAAGGCCGCGGCTGCGTCTGGTACCGGAATGATGATGCGCGTGATCTCGCCGGGCGTGCCGCCTTCCTCGCCCGTAACCGTGATTTCCGCGCCGCTCTCGCCATCAGCGGCCGCGCCCACCTGCAGGCGACCCGCGGCCGCATGGTTATTGCGCGCAAGTACGACGATGTCTACCGCCACGCCTTCCAGCGGTGGCATCGCGACACGTTGGATCCGTTGAGAAAACTGGAAATTGCGCAGGCCTGCTTTTAGTTCGATACAAATGAAGAATTCATCGGCGCCGGACCTATGGGATTGGCGCCGCAGCTGTCTCTAGCTGCCCCTGGCTATCTCTTTTTGTGATTGTTCCCGTTGCGCGCCCGCGTGGCGATGGCGGCCAGCACTTCGTTTTGCATCTCCGGAAGCGGCGCCGGCTTGCCCGTCCAGATTTCAAATTGCCGCGCGCCTTGATACACAAACATCTCCGAGCCCGGGATTACCGTCGCACCTTGCGCTCGCGCCAGGCGGGCAAAGCGCGTCTCCGCGTCCGTGTACACCATGTCCAGGACAAACTTTGCCTTGCTCTCTTTTTCGTTCAGGGGCGAGGCTTTAGGGTCGGACATGCCGACCGGCGTCGCGTTGATGATCACGTCGAAGGAGAACTTTTTCAGGTCGCTGCGCTTCAGGACCTTGGCTTTGGCTTGGCGAGCCAGTTTTTGCGCCGGCGCGGAAGAGCGATTCAGGATGTAAACCTCGGCCCCGCGCGCCTTCACTCCGAAGACCGCGGCCCGTGCTGCGCCTCCTGCCCCCAGCACCAGCACCTTGGCGCCCGCCAGCGACATGCGCTGCTCCAAAGGCTGGACGATGCCGGTTACGTCGGTATTGAAACCGTACAGCTTCCCGTCCTGGGCGCGCACCAGGGTGTTGCAAGCCCCGGTTTTCTGAGTCAGCGTGTCACTGTTGTCGAGATGACCGACGATCTCCTCTTTATACGGCATGGTGA
The Terriglobales bacterium genome window above contains:
- a CDS encoding glycosyltransferase family 4 protein; translated protein: MSLLPWSVSVPRYWPEAAAAAEERPIRRWSVLHACDEVGITATVAEAQIASGMRPSILTARGWYRPLAHQSDPVSAVSLIHEWQQVRLWRQRLVNELVEDWAEVLHAHCFAAAMAGLRGSAAVVYDLACSLGAGISPKPCAWLLRSLRRAEQFALSRAGAVVVHSQAMWTQAIQRGVEAQNLFLVPDPVEPADFIESHDDRRDATITLFAPGNHHHELLIEAFAALVGEIDNARLLLEADSERAELLLAQAAEAGIVRSVEVISAAQREGALSQADIVIASAPGDDSPGATLISALLHGRPVLAADVPQHREVTPQGRGCVWYRNDDARDLAGRAAFLARNRDFRAALAISGRAHLQATRGRMVIARKYDDVYRHAFQRWHRDTLDPLRKLEIAQACF
- a CDS encoding ATP-binding protein, producing the protein MVLPRAKILVVDDEASVLLTVVAILQQEGFDVDSAGGGEQAIQAIRSTRYDLVLTDLKMPGVDGLQVLEEVRKTSPSTVTVMMTGYGSVDSALEAVQRGAYEYLLKPTEVADLKAAVRRSLERKRFSEIDTLYRISRTLTTSLDPQAITAEVTEAVRRVLGVANAILVNLAPSGPDIKDELRRLFRDASIAPRLERGEIIGYSDHVALAERWAAARKVQSYVFVPGLANGQLICVLCAENGAEAFEFHASAQRFLRSLAGQTALALSNATLFAELQRNNQQLESANAKLRELDKLKSQFLSVATHELRTPLSIILGYNSMLAESLNDRLSDEEKDTLRESMAACKRLIRLVNSMLDITQIESGKMRMNYAPSDLRKVVSSVIALFQQQARAKDIRLSMEVPARLPRIVADAERIEQVLVNLVGNALKFTPAQGLINVAVRHLPETRAVEISVRDTGIGIAPEAREKIFDEFAQIHEGVKKRHREGSGLGLAIARRIVEAHSGALNVESAPGRGSRFFFTLPVDAGNQKVTSAVSA
- a CDS encoding GGDEF domain-containing protein — its product is MPNSAMAFGLETPDSCPPEMFVVEVFSELNQETVEQRWREINVVLRLSMLAGLPMQFSATLNLLCDFAAEIVTYDRALVYFWEEPEEQVHLRASRGFDLGPKDFLDRGNILNFWAAKYSRPLLVTQGHNIQADALLQSVDACSALVIPLLVSNRPLGSMQLFSSSPAAFTREDAHLLWILSLVGENLLTREYANEGLITFAFTDFLTGLKTRGYFEQQLELEIKRSERKKTHFALLMIDIDFFKQLNDNYGHHVGDQVLRDVGSILMKDMREVDTVARYGGEEFVIVLPETSAPGAMLVAQRLRRAVEQTRFFAGSPRATEHLTISIGVGVFDVDAQFKRELIEAADAALYAAKRRGRNQVVLFSDLPRKTQREAS
- a CDS encoding histidine kinase dimerization/phospho-acceptor domain-containing protein, translated to MDISKDQQYLIAELSHQINSPLAAIRNAVYLACCQTEDPLLQRYLRIADEEITVIATILRATRAIIEERGDEPNTSVPTVASSRRAATA
- a CDS encoding GvpL/GvpF family gas vesicle protein, with product MAWYAYCITEQQAFLTNGARVRRPYTIPGMTGIAGSPVLGYPSGDFAVIVSSYQRSGDLDQKAVLEHARVISECFRNTTVLPFRFGTVFDTDEALRRAVRANRKAFTESVARLKGKSEMHLKVMVHGQSLRDVLPDATLPLSAGSEYLTKLREIATRDRERQSKARAVSVQVHKLFSPLEEEISCKKVDSGGLLIDIAHLIDSKTVAKYHNRYSAATRQLKDCQVAISGPWPPYHFTPNKLRTVTGNS